The proteins below are encoded in one region of Scomber japonicus isolate fScoJap1 chromosome 24, fScoJap1.pri, whole genome shotgun sequence:
- the LOC128354573 gene encoding NLR family CARD domain-containing protein 3-like: MTTETHLKCKRTLKTNLKKRFQKVLEGLSKAGKIPLNQIYTPLYITVGGTAEVNEEHEITQIETASWKPDRPETTIKHEDIFKASSGLDEPIRTVMTKGVAGIGKTVLTQKFTLDWAEDKANQDIHFTFPFTFRELNVVKEKKYSLVELVHHFFTETKEAGICRFEEFQVVFIFDGLDECRLPLDFLNTEILTDVTETTSVDVLLTNLIRGKLLPSARLWITTRPAAANQIPPECVDMVTEVRGFTDPQKEEYFRKRFRDKKQASTIISHIKTSRSLHIMCHIPVFCWITATVLLTMKCSKIGELPKTLTEMYLRFVVLQSKVKNIKYDGGAETDPHWSPESRKMIESLGKLAFEQLQKGNLIFYESDLTACGIDIRAASVCSGVFTEIFKEEDCGLLKVFCFVHLSVQEFLAAFHVHLTFIKSGVNLLEEKTSWLSKIRKVKPTRFYQSAVDETLKSPNGHLDLFLRFLLGLSLQTNQPLLRGLLTQTGSSSQTNQETVEYIKKKIRKNVSAERSINLFHCLNELNDRSLVEEIQQYLRSGSLSTDKLSPAQWSALVFILLSSEKDLDVFDLKKYSASEKALLRLLPVVKASNKAL, translated from the exons ATGACCACTG AAACTCATCTCAAATGCAAACGCACATTAAAAACCAATCTGAAGAAAAGGTTTCAGAAAGTGTTAGAAGGACTTTCAAAAGCAGGAAAAATCcctctgaatcagatctacacaccgctctacatcacagtgggagggactgcagaggtcaatgaggAACATGAGATCAcgcagattgaaacagcatcctggaaaccagacagaccagaaacaacaatcaaacatgaagacatctttaaagcctcatcTGGActagatgaaccaatcagaacagtgatgacaaagggagtggctggcattgggaaaacagtcttaacacagaagttcactctggactgggctgaagacaaagccaaccaggacatacacttcacatttccattcactttcagagagctgaatgtggtgaaagagaaaaagtacagtttggtggaacttgttcatcacttctttactgaaaccaaagaagcaggaatctgcaggtttgaagagttccaggttgtgttcatctttgacggtctggatgagtgtcgacttcctctggacttcctcaacactgagatcctgactgatgttacagagaccacctcagtggatgtgctgctgacaaacctcatcagggggaaactgcttccctctgctcgcctctggataaccacacgacctgcagcagccaatcagatccctcctgagtgtgttgacatggtgacagaggtcagagggttcactgacccacagaaggaggagtacttcaggaagagattcagagataagaagcaggccagcaccatcatctcccacatcaagacatcacgaagcctccacatcatgtgccacatcccagtcttctgctggatcactgctacagttctgctGACCATGAAGTGCAGTAAGAttggagagctgcccaagaccctgaccgAGATGTATCTCCGCTTTGTGGTGCTTCAGTCCAAAGtcaagaacatcaagtatgatggaggagctgagacagatccacactggagtccagagagcaggaagatgattgagtctctgggaaaactggcttttgagcagctgcagaaaggcaacctgatcttctatgaatcagacctgacagcgtgtggcatcgatatcagagcagcctcagtgtgttCAGGAGTATTCACAGAGATCTTTAAAGAGGAGGACTGTGGGCTATtgaaggtgttctgcttcgtccatctgagtgttcaggagtttctggctgcttttcatgtccatctgacattcatcaagtctggagtcaatctgctggaagaaaaAACATCCTGGTTGTCTAAAATAAGAAAAGTCAAAccaacacgtttctaccagagtgctgtggacgagaccttgaagagtccaaatggacacctggacttgttcctccgcttcctcctgggtctttcactgcagaccaatcagcctctcctacgaggtctgctgacacagacaggaagtagctcacagaccaatcaggaaacagtggagtacatcaagaagaagatcaggaagaatgtgtctgcagagagaagcatcaatctgttccactgcctgaatgaactgaatgatcgttctctagtggaggagatccaacagtacctgagatcaggaagtctctccacagataaactgtctcctgctcagtggtcagctctggtcttcatcttactgtcatcagaaaaagatctagatgtgtttgacctgaagaaatactctgcttcagagaaggctcttctgaggctgctgccagtggtcaaagcctccaacaaagctctgtaa
- the LOC128354276 gene encoding putative claudin-24 yields MDPSIRALELLGVLFSGGAWLCSLATTLMSTWLTLSTDLLTTETYELGLWGTCVVQELGVQECRPYNSMLGLPPDIMLARILMCVTLAAGLLALLLAVPGMHVVNSCVGRRCKRVMKMAGGALCLVTGVLGLVPVSYIAHLTVLRYFDESLPELLPRWEFGDALFCGWTAGVLHLVAGTLLLTSCLCLQKENCNSPSPIPLVRVQPGRLSIRTRSEYV; encoded by the coding sequence ATGGATCCGAGTATCCGTGCTCTGGAGCTGCTGGGGGTGTTGTTCTCAGGGGGGGCCTGGCTCTGCTCGCTGGCCACCACCCTGATGTCCACCTGGCTCACGCTCTCCACAGACCTGCTCACCACAGAGACTTATGAGCTGGGGCTGTGGGGGACCTGCGTGGTGCAGGAGCTGGGGGTGCAGGAGTGCCGGCCGTACAACAGCATGCTCGGTCTGCCTCCGGACATCATGCTGGCCCGGATCCTCATGTGCGTGACGCTGGCCGCCGGCCTGCTGGCGCTCCTGCTCGCCGTCCCCGGCATGCACGTGGTCAACAGCTGCGTGGGCCGGCGGTGCAAGCGGGTGATGAAGATGGCCGGGGGGGCGCTGTGCCTGGTCACCGGGGTCCTGGGGCTCGTCCCGGTGTCGTACATCGCCCACCTCACCGTGCTGCGGTACTTCGATGAGTCGTTGCCGGAGCTGCTGCCGCGTTGGGAGTTTGGGGACGCGCTGTTCTGCGGCTGGACGGCAGGTGTGCTGCACCTGGTGGCGGGAACCCtgctgctcacttcctgtttgtgtctgCAGAAGGAAAACTGTAACTCACCCTCCCCCATCCCTCTGGTCAGGGTGCAGCCTGGACGCCTCTCCATCAGGACCAGGTCTGAGTACGTGTGA